A single window of Onychomys torridus chromosome 8, mOncTor1.1, whole genome shotgun sequence DNA harbors:
- the Grin2c gene encoding glutamate receptor ionotropic, NMDA 2C isoform X1, whose product MKTTHHSLAGDPPVDMGGALGPALLLASLLGAWAGLGPGQREQAVTVAVVFGSSGPLQAQARTRLAPQNFVDLPLEIQPLTVGVNNTNPSSILTQICGLLGAARVHGIVFEDNVDTEAVAQLLDFVSSQTHVPILSISGGSAVVLTPKEPGSAFLQLGVSLEQQLQVLFKVLEEYDWSAFAVITSLHPGHALFLEGVRAVADASYLSWRLLDVLTLELGPGGPRARTQRLLRQVDAPVLVAYCSREEAEVLFAEAAQAGLVGPGHVWLVPNLALGSTDAPPAAFPVGLISVVTESWRLSLRQKVRDGVAILALGAHSYRRQYGTLPAPAGDCRSHPGPVSPARQAFYRHLLNVTWEGRDFSFSPGGYLVQPTMVVIALNRHRLWEMVGRWDHGVLYMKYPVWPRYSTSLQPVVDSRHLTVATLEERPFVIVESPDPGTGGCVPNTVPCRRQSNHTFSSGDVTPYTKLCCKGFCIDILKKLAKVVKFSYDLYLVTNGKHGKRVRGVWNGMIGEVYYKRADMAIGSLTINEERSEIIDFSVPFVETGISVMVARSNGTVSPSAFLEPYSPAVWVMMFVMCLTVVAITVFMFEYFSPVSYNQNLTKGKKSGGPSFTIGKSVWLLWALVFNNSVPIENPRGTTSKIMVLVWAFFAVIFLASYTANLAAFMIQEQYIDTVSGLSDKKFQRPQDQYPPFRFGTVPNGSTERNIRSNYRDMHTHMVKFNQRSVEDALTSLKMGKLDAFIYDAAVLNYMAGKDEGCKLVTIGSGKVFATTGYGIAMQKDSHWKRAIDLALLQFLGDGETQKLETVWLSGICQNEKNEVMSSKLDIDNMAGVFYMLLVAMGLALLVFAWEHLVYWKLRHSVPNSPQLDFLLAFSRGIYSCFNGVQSLPSPARPPSPDLTAGSAQASVLKMLQAARDMVNTADMSSSLDRATRTIENWSSNRRTPAPTSSGPRSSTPGPPGQPSPSGWGPPGGGHTPLVRRAPQPSGRPAMCGPPPPVVSRAPCRHAWDTRWPVRAGHPGRHLSASERRALPERPLLPAPCHYSSFPGAERSGRPFLPLFPEPPEPDDLPLLRPEQLARREALLRAAWARGPRPRHASLPSSVAEAFTRSSPLPARCNGHACACPCPQSQPSCRYLVQAQSMRLPSYREACVEGLPAGAATWQPRQHVCLHTHTHLPFCWGAICRHSLPCASHSPWLTGAWEPPLHRGRTLGLGTGYRDSGVLEEVSREACGTQGFPRSCTWRRISSLESEV is encoded by the exons ATGAAGACCACACACCACAGTCTAGCAGGG GACCCTCCAGTGGACATGGGTGGGGCCCTAGGGCCCGCTCTGCTGCTCGCTTCCCTCCTCGGTGCCTGGGCAGGGCTGGGCCCCgggcagagagagcaagcagTGACGGTGGCAGTGGTGTTTGGCAGCTCTGGGCCACTGCAGGCCCAGGCCCGCACTCGTCTCGCCCCCCAGAACTTCGTAGACCTGCCTCTGGAGATCCAGCCACTCACAGTTGGCGTCAACAATACCAACCCCAGCAGCATCCTCACCCAAATCTGCGGGCTTCTGGGAGCTGCCCGTGTCCACGGCATCGTCTTTGAAGACAACGTGGATACTGAGGCGGTGGCCCAGCTACTGGACTTCGTCTCCTCCCAGACCCACGTGCCCATCCTCAGCATCAGCGGAGGCTCTGCTGTGGTCCTAACCCCCAAG GAGCCTGGCTCCGCCTTCCTGCAGCTGGGCGTGtccctggagcagcagctgcaggTGCTGTTCAAGGTGCTGGAGGAGTACGACTGGAGCGCGTTCGCCGTCATCACCAGCCTGCACCCTGGCCACGCGCTCTTCCTCGAGGGCGTGCGCGCCGTCGCCGACGCCAGCTACCTGAGCTGGCGGCTGCTGGACGTGCTCACACTGGAGCTGGGCCCCGGCGGGCCTCGAGCGCGCACTCAGCGCCTGCTGCGCCAGGTCGACGCTCCCGTGCTGGTGGCCTACTGCTCCCGCGAGGAGGCTGAGGTGCTCTTCGCTGAGGCTGCACAGGCCGGCCTGGTGGGACCCGGCCACGTGTGGCTGGTGCCTAACCTGGCGCTGGGGAGCACCGACGCGCCCCCGGCTGCCTTCCCTGTGGGCCTCATCAGTGTGGTCACCGAGAGCTGGCGCCTTAGCCTGCGCCAGAAGGTTCGCGACGGTGTGGCCATCCTGGCCCTCGGTGCCCACAGCTATCGACGCCAGTACGGTACGCTGCCTGCCCCGGCTGGGGACTGCCGAAGCCACCCCGGACCTGTCAGCCCTGCCAGGCAGGCCTTCTACAG GCACCTACTGAATGTCACCTGGGAGGGCCGAGACTTCTCCTTCAGCCCTGGTGGGTACCTGGTCCAGCCCACCATGGTTGTGATCGCCCTCAACCGGCACCGCCTCTGGGAGATG GTGGGGCGCTGGGATCATGGAGTCCTGTACATGAAGTACCCAGTATGGCCTCGCTACAGCACTTCTCTGCAGCCTGTGGTGGACAGCCGGCATCTGACGGTGGCCACACTGGAAGAACGGCCCTTTGTCATTGTGGAAAGCCCTGACCCTGGAACTGGTGGCTGTGTACCCAACACTGTGCCCTGCCGTAGACAGAGCAACCATACCTTCAG CAGCGGGGATGTAACCCCCTACACCAAGCTCTGTTGTAAGGGCTTCTGCATCGACATCCTCAAGAAGTTGGCCAAGGTGGTCAAGTTCTCCTATGACCTGTACCTGGTGACCAACGGCAAACATGGCAAGCGGGTGCGAGGTGTGTGGAACGGCATGATCGGGGAG GTATACTACAAGCGGGCAGACATGGCCATCGGCTCCCTCACCATCAATGAGGAGCGCTCTGAGATTATAGACTTCTCTGTGCCTTTTGTGGAGACCGGCATCAGTGTGATGGTGGCTAGAAGCAATGGCACTGtctccccctcagccttcctgg AACCCTACAGCCCTGCCGTGTGGGTGATGATGTTTGTAATGTGCCTGACGGTGGTTGCCATCACCGTCTTCATGTTCGAGTACTTCAGCCCTGTCAGCTACAACCAGAACCTCACCAAGGGCAAGA AATCTGGAGGACCATCCTTCACCATTGGCAAGTCCGTGTGGTTGCTGTGGGCGCTGGTCTTCAATAACTCTGTTCCCATCGAGAACCCCCGGGGTACCACCAGCAAGATCATGGTCCTGGTGTGGGCCTTCTTTGCTGTTATCTTTCTCGCCAGCTACACGGCCAATCTGGCAGCCTTCATGATCCAGGAGCAATACATCGACACTGTGTCGGGCCTTAGTGACAAGAAG TTTCAGCGACCTCAAGATCAATACCCACCCTTCCGTTTTGGCACGGTGCCCAATGGCAGCACAGAGAGGAACATTCGGAGCAACTACCGtgacatgcacacccacatggtCAAGTTCAACCAGCGCTCAGTGGAGGATGCTCTCACAAGCCTCAAGATGGG GAAGCTGGATGCCTTCATCTACGATGCTGCTGTCCTCAACTACATGGCGGGCAAAGATGAGGGCTGCAAGCTGGTCACCATCGGATCTGGCAAGGTCTTTGCCACCACTGGCTATGGCATCGCCATGCAGAAAGACTCCCACTGGAAGCGGGCCATAGACCTGGCACTCCTGCAGTTCCTGGGGGATG GAGAGACCCAGAAGCTGGAGACCGTGTGGCTCTCAGGGATCTGCCAGAATGAGAAGAACGAGGTGATGAGCAGCAAGCTGGACATCGACAACATGGCGGGCGTCTTCTACATGCTGCTGGTGGCCATGGGGCTGGCCCTGCTGGTCTTCGCCTGGGAGCACCTTGTCTACTGGAAACTTCGTCACTCGGTGCCCAACTCACCGCAGCTAGACTTCTTGCTGGCTTTCAGCAGG GGCATCTACAGCTGCTTCAACGGGGTACAGAGCCTCCCCAGCCCTGCGCGGCCACCCAGCCCGGACCTTACAGCAGGCTCAGCCCAGGCCAGTGTGTTGAAGATGCTACAGGCGGCTCGAGACATGGTGAACACCGCGGATATGAGCAGCTCCCTGGACCGCGCCACACGCACCATCGAGAACTGGAGCAGCAACCGCCGCACACCTGCTCCCACCAGCTCCGGCCCGCGGTCATCCACCCCGGGTCCTCCGGGACAACCGAGTCCCAGTGGCTGGGGGCCTCCCGGTGGGGGCCACACACCGCTAGTGCGCAGGGCCCCGCAGCCCTCCGGCCGCCCCGCGATGTGCGGGCCGCCTCCTCCCGTAGTGTCCCGAGCACCCTGCAGGCACGCTTGGGATACGCGGTGGCCGGTGCGGGCTGGGCACCCGGGGCGGCACCTTTCGGCCTCCGAGCGGCGCGCGCTTCCGGAGCGCCCCCTGTTGCCAGCGCCCTGCCACTACAGCTCCTTCCCTGGAGCTGAGAGATCCGGGCGCCCCTTCCTCCCGCTCTTCCCGGAGCCCCCGGAGCCGGACGACTTGCCGCTGCTCAGGCCGGAACAGCTGGCTCGGCGGGAGGCTCTGTTGCGCGCGGCCTGGGCCCGGGGCCCGCGTCCTCGCCATGCTTCCTTACCCAGCTCGGTAGCAGAAGCCTTCACTCGATCCAGCCCGCTGCCTGCCAGGTGCAACGGTCACGCCtgtgcctgcccctgcccccaaagCCAGCCATCCTGCAGGTACTTGGTTCAGGCACAGTCGATGCGTCTGCCGTCCTACCGAGAAGCCTGTGTGGAGGGCTTACCCGCAGGGGCGGCCACCTGGCAGCCCAGACagcacgtctgcctgcacacccaTACCCACCTGCCATTCTGTTGGGGGGCTATCTGCCGTCATTCTCTACCCTGTGCGagccacagcccctggctcactGGAGCCTGGGAGCCTCCATTACACAGAGGCAGGACCCTGGGGCTAGGCACAGGCTACAGGGACAGTGGGGTGCTGGAAGAGGTCAGCAGGGAAGCCTGTGGGACACAAGGTTTCCCAAGGTCCTGCACCTGGAGGCGAATCTCCAGCCTGGAATCAGAAGTATGA
- the Grin2c gene encoding glutamate receptor ionotropic, NMDA 2C isoform X2: MGGALGPALLLASLLGAWAGLGPGQREQAVTVAVVFGSSGPLQAQARTRLAPQNFVDLPLEIQPLTVGVNNTNPSSILTQICGLLGAARVHGIVFEDNVDTEAVAQLLDFVSSQTHVPILSISGGSAVVLTPKEPGSAFLQLGVSLEQQLQVLFKVLEEYDWSAFAVITSLHPGHALFLEGVRAVADASYLSWRLLDVLTLELGPGGPRARTQRLLRQVDAPVLVAYCSREEAEVLFAEAAQAGLVGPGHVWLVPNLALGSTDAPPAAFPVGLISVVTESWRLSLRQKVRDGVAILALGAHSYRRQYGTLPAPAGDCRSHPGPVSPARQAFYRHLLNVTWEGRDFSFSPGGYLVQPTMVVIALNRHRLWEMVGRWDHGVLYMKYPVWPRYSTSLQPVVDSRHLTVATLEERPFVIVESPDPGTGGCVPNTVPCRRQSNHTFSSGDVTPYTKLCCKGFCIDILKKLAKVVKFSYDLYLVTNGKHGKRVRGVWNGMIGEVYYKRADMAIGSLTINEERSEIIDFSVPFVETGISVMVARSNGTVSPSAFLEPYSPAVWVMMFVMCLTVVAITVFMFEYFSPVSYNQNLTKGKKSGGPSFTIGKSVWLLWALVFNNSVPIENPRGTTSKIMVLVWAFFAVIFLASYTANLAAFMIQEQYIDTVSGLSDKKFQRPQDQYPPFRFGTVPNGSTERNIRSNYRDMHTHMVKFNQRSVEDALTSLKMGKLDAFIYDAAVLNYMAGKDEGCKLVTIGSGKVFATTGYGIAMQKDSHWKRAIDLALLQFLGDGETQKLETVWLSGICQNEKNEVMSSKLDIDNMAGVFYMLLVAMGLALLVFAWEHLVYWKLRHSVPNSPQLDFLLAFSRGIYSCFNGVQSLPSPARPPSPDLTAGSAQASVLKMLQAARDMVNTADMSSSLDRATRTIENWSSNRRTPAPTSSGPRSSTPGPPGQPSPSGWGPPGGGHTPLVRRAPQPSGRPAMCGPPPPVVSRAPCRHAWDTRWPVRAGHPGRHLSASERRALPERPLLPAPCHYSSFPGAERSGRPFLPLFPEPPEPDDLPLLRPEQLARREALLRAAWARGPRPRHASLPSSVAEAFTRSSPLPARCNGHACACPCPQSQPSCRYLVQAQSMRLPSYREACVEGLPAGAATWQPRQHVCLHTHTHLPFCWGAICRHSLPCASHSPWLTGAWEPPLHRGRTLGLGTGYRDSGVLEEVSREACGTQGFPRSCTWRRISSLESEV; the protein is encoded by the exons ATGGGTGGGGCCCTAGGGCCCGCTCTGCTGCTCGCTTCCCTCCTCGGTGCCTGGGCAGGGCTGGGCCCCgggcagagagagcaagcagTGACGGTGGCAGTGGTGTTTGGCAGCTCTGGGCCACTGCAGGCCCAGGCCCGCACTCGTCTCGCCCCCCAGAACTTCGTAGACCTGCCTCTGGAGATCCAGCCACTCACAGTTGGCGTCAACAATACCAACCCCAGCAGCATCCTCACCCAAATCTGCGGGCTTCTGGGAGCTGCCCGTGTCCACGGCATCGTCTTTGAAGACAACGTGGATACTGAGGCGGTGGCCCAGCTACTGGACTTCGTCTCCTCCCAGACCCACGTGCCCATCCTCAGCATCAGCGGAGGCTCTGCTGTGGTCCTAACCCCCAAG GAGCCTGGCTCCGCCTTCCTGCAGCTGGGCGTGtccctggagcagcagctgcaggTGCTGTTCAAGGTGCTGGAGGAGTACGACTGGAGCGCGTTCGCCGTCATCACCAGCCTGCACCCTGGCCACGCGCTCTTCCTCGAGGGCGTGCGCGCCGTCGCCGACGCCAGCTACCTGAGCTGGCGGCTGCTGGACGTGCTCACACTGGAGCTGGGCCCCGGCGGGCCTCGAGCGCGCACTCAGCGCCTGCTGCGCCAGGTCGACGCTCCCGTGCTGGTGGCCTACTGCTCCCGCGAGGAGGCTGAGGTGCTCTTCGCTGAGGCTGCACAGGCCGGCCTGGTGGGACCCGGCCACGTGTGGCTGGTGCCTAACCTGGCGCTGGGGAGCACCGACGCGCCCCCGGCTGCCTTCCCTGTGGGCCTCATCAGTGTGGTCACCGAGAGCTGGCGCCTTAGCCTGCGCCAGAAGGTTCGCGACGGTGTGGCCATCCTGGCCCTCGGTGCCCACAGCTATCGACGCCAGTACGGTACGCTGCCTGCCCCGGCTGGGGACTGCCGAAGCCACCCCGGACCTGTCAGCCCTGCCAGGCAGGCCTTCTACAG GCACCTACTGAATGTCACCTGGGAGGGCCGAGACTTCTCCTTCAGCCCTGGTGGGTACCTGGTCCAGCCCACCATGGTTGTGATCGCCCTCAACCGGCACCGCCTCTGGGAGATG GTGGGGCGCTGGGATCATGGAGTCCTGTACATGAAGTACCCAGTATGGCCTCGCTACAGCACTTCTCTGCAGCCTGTGGTGGACAGCCGGCATCTGACGGTGGCCACACTGGAAGAACGGCCCTTTGTCATTGTGGAAAGCCCTGACCCTGGAACTGGTGGCTGTGTACCCAACACTGTGCCCTGCCGTAGACAGAGCAACCATACCTTCAG CAGCGGGGATGTAACCCCCTACACCAAGCTCTGTTGTAAGGGCTTCTGCATCGACATCCTCAAGAAGTTGGCCAAGGTGGTCAAGTTCTCCTATGACCTGTACCTGGTGACCAACGGCAAACATGGCAAGCGGGTGCGAGGTGTGTGGAACGGCATGATCGGGGAG GTATACTACAAGCGGGCAGACATGGCCATCGGCTCCCTCACCATCAATGAGGAGCGCTCTGAGATTATAGACTTCTCTGTGCCTTTTGTGGAGACCGGCATCAGTGTGATGGTGGCTAGAAGCAATGGCACTGtctccccctcagccttcctgg AACCCTACAGCCCTGCCGTGTGGGTGATGATGTTTGTAATGTGCCTGACGGTGGTTGCCATCACCGTCTTCATGTTCGAGTACTTCAGCCCTGTCAGCTACAACCAGAACCTCACCAAGGGCAAGA AATCTGGAGGACCATCCTTCACCATTGGCAAGTCCGTGTGGTTGCTGTGGGCGCTGGTCTTCAATAACTCTGTTCCCATCGAGAACCCCCGGGGTACCACCAGCAAGATCATGGTCCTGGTGTGGGCCTTCTTTGCTGTTATCTTTCTCGCCAGCTACACGGCCAATCTGGCAGCCTTCATGATCCAGGAGCAATACATCGACACTGTGTCGGGCCTTAGTGACAAGAAG TTTCAGCGACCTCAAGATCAATACCCACCCTTCCGTTTTGGCACGGTGCCCAATGGCAGCACAGAGAGGAACATTCGGAGCAACTACCGtgacatgcacacccacatggtCAAGTTCAACCAGCGCTCAGTGGAGGATGCTCTCACAAGCCTCAAGATGGG GAAGCTGGATGCCTTCATCTACGATGCTGCTGTCCTCAACTACATGGCGGGCAAAGATGAGGGCTGCAAGCTGGTCACCATCGGATCTGGCAAGGTCTTTGCCACCACTGGCTATGGCATCGCCATGCAGAAAGACTCCCACTGGAAGCGGGCCATAGACCTGGCACTCCTGCAGTTCCTGGGGGATG GAGAGACCCAGAAGCTGGAGACCGTGTGGCTCTCAGGGATCTGCCAGAATGAGAAGAACGAGGTGATGAGCAGCAAGCTGGACATCGACAACATGGCGGGCGTCTTCTACATGCTGCTGGTGGCCATGGGGCTGGCCCTGCTGGTCTTCGCCTGGGAGCACCTTGTCTACTGGAAACTTCGTCACTCGGTGCCCAACTCACCGCAGCTAGACTTCTTGCTGGCTTTCAGCAGG GGCATCTACAGCTGCTTCAACGGGGTACAGAGCCTCCCCAGCCCTGCGCGGCCACCCAGCCCGGACCTTACAGCAGGCTCAGCCCAGGCCAGTGTGTTGAAGATGCTACAGGCGGCTCGAGACATGGTGAACACCGCGGATATGAGCAGCTCCCTGGACCGCGCCACACGCACCATCGAGAACTGGAGCAGCAACCGCCGCACACCTGCTCCCACCAGCTCCGGCCCGCGGTCATCCACCCCGGGTCCTCCGGGACAACCGAGTCCCAGTGGCTGGGGGCCTCCCGGTGGGGGCCACACACCGCTAGTGCGCAGGGCCCCGCAGCCCTCCGGCCGCCCCGCGATGTGCGGGCCGCCTCCTCCCGTAGTGTCCCGAGCACCCTGCAGGCACGCTTGGGATACGCGGTGGCCGGTGCGGGCTGGGCACCCGGGGCGGCACCTTTCGGCCTCCGAGCGGCGCGCGCTTCCGGAGCGCCCCCTGTTGCCAGCGCCCTGCCACTACAGCTCCTTCCCTGGAGCTGAGAGATCCGGGCGCCCCTTCCTCCCGCTCTTCCCGGAGCCCCCGGAGCCGGACGACTTGCCGCTGCTCAGGCCGGAACAGCTGGCTCGGCGGGAGGCTCTGTTGCGCGCGGCCTGGGCCCGGGGCCCGCGTCCTCGCCATGCTTCCTTACCCAGCTCGGTAGCAGAAGCCTTCACTCGATCCAGCCCGCTGCCTGCCAGGTGCAACGGTCACGCCtgtgcctgcccctgcccccaaagCCAGCCATCCTGCAGGTACTTGGTTCAGGCACAGTCGATGCGTCTGCCGTCCTACCGAGAAGCCTGTGTGGAGGGCTTACCCGCAGGGGCGGCCACCTGGCAGCCCAGACagcacgtctgcctgcacacccaTACCCACCTGCCATTCTGTTGGGGGGCTATCTGCCGTCATTCTCTACCCTGTGCGagccacagcccctggctcactGGAGCCTGGGAGCCTCCATTACACAGAGGCAGGACCCTGGGGCTAGGCACAGGCTACAGGGACAGTGGGGTGCTGGAAGAGGTCAGCAGGGAAGCCTGTGGGACACAAGGTTTCCCAAGGTCCTGCACCTGGAGGCGAATCTCCAGCCTGGAATCAGAAGTATGA